One genomic window of Streptococcus mitis includes the following:
- a CDS encoding ABC transporter ATP-binding protein, with translation MKKLAKRISGKEWGMILLAILFTCFSIYLELEVPTYISKITDLLGTQGTNLDELWQPAGMMVGMSFLAFLSAVAVGFFASRVAASYTSRLRSDIFNRVLDYSQTEIKKFSIPSLLTRTTNDITQVQMLITMGLQVVTRGPIMAIWAIGKILGHSEYWLWAVLVAVIVNVLMTIVLVTLAFPKQSLIQSLTDKLNSITRESLTGIRVVRAYNAEDYQNEKFAAANDELTRLNLFVNRLMAILNPIMMGISSGLSVAIYWIGAYVINDAAPTARLPLFSDMVVFMSYAMQVVMGFLLMGALFIVLPRTMVSAKRINQVLDLHSSIQNPAQVQLADENLNGQVEFKDVTFRYAANSEAVIEHVSFRAEAGQTVAFIGSTGSGKSTLVNLIPRFYDVSAGEILVDGVNVQDYGLEDLRNKVGYIPQKAVLFSGDVKGNLDFGRSQETPLSEEAMWQALELAQSKNFIEDKEAGLESEVAQGGTNFSGGQRQRLAIARALARKPEILIFDDSFSALDYKTDRVLRQELAEKTKSMTKLIVAQRISTIMDADLILVLDQGKVVGQGTHKELLATNEVYQEIAYSQLSKEELEHGK, from the coding sequence ATGAAGAAATTAGCAAAACGAATTAGTGGAAAAGAATGGGGGATGATTTTACTAGCCATTCTCTTTACCTGCTTTTCGATTTATCTAGAGTTGGAAGTGCCGACCTATATCTCTAAAATCACGGATTTGCTGGGAACTCAGGGAACCAACTTAGATGAGTTATGGCAACCAGCAGGTATGATGGTAGGAATGTCCTTTCTGGCCTTCTTGTCCGCAGTTGCAGTTGGATTTTTTGCATCCAGAGTGGCAGCTTCTTATACTAGTAGGCTAAGAAGTGATATTTTTAACCGAGTTTTAGACTACTCACAGACAGAGATTAAGAAATTCTCTATTCCAAGTCTTTTAACTCGTACCACCAATGATATTACTCAGGTTCAGATGTTGATTACCATGGGCTTGCAAGTGGTGACGCGTGGTCCGATTATGGCTATCTGGGCCATTGGGAAGATTTTAGGCCATTCAGAATACTGGCTCTGGGCCGTTCTGGTGGCAGTGATTGTCAACGTTTTGATGACGATCGTTTTGGTGACGCTAGCCTTTCCAAAACAGTCCTTGATTCAAAGTCTGACAGATAAACTGAACAGTATCACTCGGGAGAGTTTAACAGGTATTCGAGTCGTTCGTGCCTACAATGCAGAGGATTACCAAAATGAAAAATTTGCAGCAGCAAATGATGAATTGACACGCTTGAATTTGTTTGTCAACCGTCTTATGGCTATTTTGAATCCTATCATGATGGGCATTTCAAGTGGTTTGAGTGTGGCGATATACTGGATTGGAGCCTATGTGATTAACGACGCTGCTCCGACAGCGCGTCTGCCTCTCTTTAGTGACATGGTTGTTTTCATGTCTTATGCCATGCAGGTTGTTATGGGCTTCCTTCTCATGGGAGCGCTCTTCATCGTTCTTCCTCGAACTATGGTCTCTGCCAAGCGGATTAATCAGGTTTTAGATTTGCATTCTTCTATCCAAAATCCTGCTCAAGTGCAGCTGGCTGATGAAAATCTCAACGGTCAGGTCGAGTTTAAGGATGTGACCTTCCGCTATGCTGCAAATTCGGAGGCAGTTATCGAGCATGTTAGCTTTAGAGCAGAAGCTGGCCAAACAGTTGCCTTTATCGGCTCAACTGGTTCTGGTAAGTCAACTCTAGTCAATCTGATTCCACGTTTCTATGACGTATCAGCAGGAGAAATTCTAGTGGACGGAGTTAATGTTCAAGATTACGGTTTGGAAGATTTGCGCAACAAGGTTGGTTATATTCCACAAAAAGCTGTGCTCTTTTCTGGAGATGTCAAGGGCAATCTAGACTTTGGACGCAGCCAAGAAACACCACTTAGTGAGGAGGCTATGTGGCAGGCCTTGGAATTGGCCCAGTCTAAGAACTTTATCGAAGACAAGGAAGCGGGCTTAGAGTCAGAAGTAGCCCAAGGAGGAACCAACTTCTCAGGTGGACAAAGACAACGTTTGGCCATTGCGCGTGCCTTGGCTCGGAAGCCAGAAATCCTCATCTTTGATGACTCCTTCTCAGCCTTGGATTACAAGACAGATCGTGTCCTACGCCAAGAGCTAGCAGAGAAAACAAAATCTATGACCAAGCTCATCGTAGCACAGCGTATTTCAACCATTATGGATGCAGATTTGATTTTGGTCTTGGATCAAGGAAAAGTCGTGGGACAAGGCACCCACAAGGAACTTCTAGCTACCAACGAAGTTTACCAAGAAATTGCCTATTCACAATTATCGAAGGAGGAATTGGAACATGGAAAATAA
- a CDS encoding MarR family winged helix-turn-helix transcriptional regulator, translating into MDKPMLVLKRFGRQAHLMVQKEAKRCGIEFMGGPQGHVVFFLDIREENQDLVLIKDIEQELNITKSVASNLVKRMVQNGLVELEASPVDKRAKFVRLTDKSRSQMKQVKAFFERIDQSLLDGVSKSDLAIFEKVLGQLQENVEKIGGENEEISKTN; encoded by the coding sequence ATGGATAAACCGATGTTGGTTTTAAAACGTTTTGGGCGCCAGGCGCATCTGATGGTACAAAAGGAAGCCAAACGTTGTGGCATTGAATTTATGGGTGGACCGCAAGGTCATGTGGTGTTTTTTTTGGATATCCGTGAGGAAAATCAAGACTTGGTCTTGATTAAGGATATCGAGCAGGAACTCAATATTACCAAGTCTGTTGCTAGTAACTTGGTCAAGCGTATGGTGCAAAACGGTTTGGTGGAATTGGAGGCGAGTCCTGTCGATAAGCGAGCCAAGTTTGTACGTTTGACGGACAAATCGCGTTCTCAAATGAAGCAGGTTAAAGCCTTCTTTGAACGCATTGATCAGAGTCTGCTGGATGGTGTTTCAAAGTCAGACTTGGCAATCTTTGAAAAGGTCCTCGGTCAGTTGCAAGAAAATGTTGAGAAGATAGGAGGAGAGAATGAAGAAATTAGCAAAACGAATTAG